In Choloepus didactylus isolate mChoDid1 chromosome X, mChoDid1.pri, whole genome shotgun sequence, a genomic segment contains:
- the LOC119522917 gene encoding LOW QUALITY PROTEIN: guanine nucleotide exchange C9orf72 homolog (The sequence of the model RefSeq protein was modified relative to this genomic sequence to represent the inferred CDS: deleted 1 base in 1 codon) codes for MSTLCPPPSPAVAKTEIALSGESPLLAATFAYWDNILGPRVRHIWAPKTEQVLLSDGEITFLANHTLNGEILRNAESGAIDVKFFVLSEKGVIIVSLIFDGNWNGDRSTYGLSIILPQTELSFYLPLHRVCVDRLTHIIRKGRIWMHKERQENVQKIVLEGTERMEDQGQSIIPMLTGEVIPVMELLSSMKSHSVPEEIDITDTVLNDDDIGDSCHEGFLLNAISSHLQTCGCSVVVGSSAEKVNKIVKTLCLFLTPAERKCSRLCEAESSFKYESGLFVQGLLKNVFQDVLHRDTLVKAFLDQVFHLKPGLSLRSTFLAQFLLVLHRKALTLIKYIEDDTQKGKKPFKSLRNLKTDLDLAAEGDLNIIMALAEKIKPGLHSFIFGRPFYTSVQERDVLMTF; via the exons ATGTCGACACTCTGTCCACCACCATCTCCAGCAGTTGCCAAGACAGAGATTGCTTTAAGTGGTGAATCGCCTTTATTAGCCGCTACCTTTGCTTACTGGGACAACATTCTTGGTCCTAGAGTGAGGCACATTTGGGCTCCAAAAACAGAACAGGTCCTACTCAGCGATGGAGAAATAACTTTTCTTGCTAACCACACCTTAAATGGGGAAATCCTTCGAAATGCAGAGAGCGGGGCTATAGATGTAAAGTTTTTTGTCTTGTCAGAAAAAGGAGTAATTATTGTTTCACTAATCTTCGATGGAAACTGGAATGGTGATAGGAGTACATATGGACTATCAATTATACTTCCACAGACAGAACTTAGCTTCTACCTCCCACTTCACAGAGTGTGTGTTGACAGATTAACACACATTATCCGGAAAGGAAGGATATGGATGCATAAGGAAAGGCAAGAAAATGTCCAGAAGATTGTTTTAGAAGGCACAGAGAGAATGGAAGATCAGGGTCAGAGCATTATTCCAATGCTTACTGGTGAAGTAATTCCTGTAATGGAACTGCTTTCATCTATGAAATCACACAGTGTTCCTGAAGAAATAGATATAACTGATACAGTACTCAATGATGATGATATTGGTGACAGTTGTCATGAAGGCTTCCTTCTCAATGCCATTAGCTCACACCTGCAAACCTGTGGCTGTTCTGTAGTAGTAGGTAGCAGTGCAGAGAAAGTAAATAAGATAGTGAAAACGTTATGCCTTTTTCTGACTCCAGCAGAGAGAAAATGCTCCAGATTATGTGAAGCTGAATCTTCATTTAAATATGAGTCAGGACTCTTTGTACAAGGTCTACTAAAG AATGTTTTTCAAGATGTCTTGCACAGAGACACTCTAGTAAAAGCCTTTCTGGATCAGGTCTTTCATTTGAAACCAGGTTTATCTCTCAGGAGTACTTTTCTTGCACAGTTTCTACTTGTCCTTCACAGAAAAGCCTTGACactaataaaatatatagaagatGATACGCAGAAGGGTAAAAAGCCCTTTAAATCTCTTCGGAACCTGAAAACAGACCTTGATTTAGCAGCAGAGGGTGATCTTAACATAATAATGGCTCTAGCTGAAAAAATTAAACCAGGCCTACACTCATTTATCTTTGGAAGGCCTTTCTACACTAGTGTACAAGAAAGAGATGTTCTAATGACCTTTTAA